Part of the Spiribacter salinus M19-40 genome, GTACTCGAAAAAACCCGTCGCAATCAGCAGCGTTGGCCCCGCAATAATGACAAAGGCCAGTAACAGCCCGGCCATGGCCATATTGATCTGAGAGAGGCGCTGGACCCCTTTATCCACGCCCAGCATCACGGAGCCGAGCGCGATGACGGTGATCCCCATGATGAGTAGCACCATGGTGAGCTCGTTATTGGGCACACCAAAAAGGTGCGAAAGCCCGGTCGTCGCCTGCTTCGCACCCAGCCCAAGCGATGTCGCAAGCCCGAACAGCGTGGCAAAGACCGCCAGAATATCGATGGCGTGACCCGGCCAGCCCCATACCCGCTCACCCAGGATGGGATAGAAAACCGAGCGCATGGTCAGCGGCAGACCCTTGTTAAAAGAGAACAGCGCCAGCGCCAGGGCCACCACGGCGTAAATCGCCCACGGGTGAATACCCCAGTGGAAGATCGTGGCGGCCATTCCGAGCGTGACGGCGGCCTGCTCGTCACCTGCCGCGGCCCCTAGCGGAGCCCAGTCGGTCCGCACACCGCCCTCAGCAGCGGTCCCGCCCAGGGCGGTTCCGTAATGGCTTAGTGGCTCGGAAACACCGAAATACATCAGCCCAATGCCCATACCGGCGGCAAACAGCATGGCAAACCAGCCGGCATAGCTGAAATCGGGTGTGGCGTGCTGTCCACCCAGGCGGACCTTGGCGAGTGGCGTAAAAATCAGGCCAACGGTGAGGACCAGAAACACGTTGGCGCCGCTCAAAAAGACCCAGCTGAGATTACTGGTCAGCCAGGCCCGCATACCCTCAAAAACCGGCTCGACCTGGTTTTGCAGGGCGAGCGTCAGAATCACGAAGAGGAGGATGACCAGAGACGAGACGGTAAAGACCTTGCCATGCAGATCGACATCCATCCCGAGCGGACTGGCGGCGACGTTGTCCTGACCGATGACATAGTCGGTATCAATGAGATTGGCCGGTCCCTCCGGCGCGGGAACCCCCACGGATTCGTTCGTTTCGTTAGAGTTTTCGCTGCTCACGGTGTTTCTCCCTGGTTCATTGGGCAAGCCCGTGCCCTTTAGGCCGGGCGCACAAGAAAGACGGATACGTCCGTATGGCTGGCCACCTTCCCGCCGTGCGCAGGCACGACCGCATCGAGATGGCGCGGCAAATGCGTGGCCATCAGCACCAGATCGGCACCCTCCGTGCGAATGGCTTCAATGATGTGGTCTTCCAGATCAGCGACCGGATCGGGTGAGCTGATACACCGGGCCGAGGTCGGCTGGCCGTGCACTTTGCCCTGTTCTGCCGCGAAGTCTCGCAGCTTCTGCTCGTACTCCTCGGGACTGCGGGCCACGGTGCCGGGTGTGGTCGCCGTCACCCCCAGGTAGCAAACTTCGGCGCCATGGTGCCGCGCCAAATCGGCACACACAGTCAATGAACGCTGCAGTGCCTCAAGGTGGGCAAGGTCCACCGGGACCAGGATCTTCTTGAACATGCGCATAACTCCTTGCGTTGACAAGCGTCGACTGGACAGGAGAAGCGGTGATCGGGAACGGGATGGAAAACGGTGAGCTCAGTGTTTGTAACCGCAATGACCGTGCGTAAATCAGCCGACTTCATTGCCAAATTGTTGTGACAGTACAACGGCAGGCTGAGGTACAAGACCCGCTCGGTCAACCCGGGGTTGGGTCATTCGTAATTCGAGCGACCAGCAAAGGCATGGGACAGCGTGCCGCTGTCCACGTACTCGAGATCACCCCCCAGCGGCACGCCATGGGCGATGCGCGAGACACGGATATCGGCGCCCCGTGCCATTTCCGCAACGTACTGCGCGGTTGCCTCACCTTCGACCGTGGGATTGGTCGCCAGTATGATTTCACGCACCTCGCCCCGGTTGAAGCGGGCCTCAAGCACCTCGAGGCCAAGCTCCGCTGGGCCAATCCCGTCCAGCGGCGACAGGCGGCCTTTGAGCACGAAGTACCGGCCCCGATAGTCCGTGGCATCTTCCAGCGCCTGGATGTCGGCCGGATTTTCCACGATGCACAACACCCCAGCATCTCGCCGATCGCTGGCACATAGGCCACAGACGGCCGTCTCACTGAGCGTACGGCATTGTTCACACTCGCCGACGCCTTCAACCGCCGCATCAAGGGCACGGGCTAGCTGCTGCGCCCCACCCCGATCACGCTGCAACAACGCGTAGGTCATCCGCTGCGCAGATTTGGGCCCCACGCCGGGCAGGCAGCGAAACGCTTCGATGAGTTCGCGAACGAGCGGCGATTGCACCATGAATCAGAACGGCATCTTCATGCCCGCAGGCAGATTCATGCCCTCGGTGACATTGGACATTCGCTCCTGGGTCACCTGCTCGAGCTTCTGGACGGCGTCATTGCAGGCCGCCGCCACCAGATCTTCAACCATCTCGCGGTCGTCATAGACACTCTCGTCAATCGTGACGCGCCGCACCTCATGACGGCCGGTCATCACGACACTGACCATGCCGCCACCGGCCTGACCGGTCACTTCCATTTCAGCGAGTTCGGCCTGCGCTTTCTGCATCTCTTCCTGCATGCGCTGGGCCTGTTTCATCATGTTGCCGATTCCACCTTTCATGTCTCTCTCCTAATCCCGTGGCCTGATGGAGTCACTCATCACTTCGGCACCGAAGGTTTCCCGAAGTGCCGCAATATTTGGATCGGTTTCAATGGCCTCACGCGCGGCGGCCTGGCGTTCTGCCTCAGTTCGCTCCGCGGCCGCGGCCGGCGTCTCGCTTTGCACTGCACCGGTACGAACTTCAACGCTCAGCGGCCGGCCAAAATGTGTGGAGAGGGCTTCAGCGAGGCGTGTCTTAACGGTTTCGTTTAGCAGATGGCTGTGGCCAGCGTCCATGCGCAGGGTCACCCGACCCCTCTCCTCGCCAGCCCAGTCACAATGATCCGCCAGCGCACGCGCCATGCCACTCAGGGGAAGACTCGCCACCAGCGCATGCCAGTCAACCGCGCCCGCCGTAGACGGCGACGTGGGCTCAGGCTCAGGCTCAGGCTCAGGCTCAGGCTCAGGCCCAAGCTCTGGCTCGGCTCGAGGTGCGGGTGCGGGCGTGCGCTCCGGCGCCGCCCTGGGCGCTGCATCTGTGGCGGACGGCACGACGTCGGGTTGAAAGGCCAGCATTCGCAACAGGGTCATTTCAAAGCCCGTGCGCGGATCCGGGGCCAGCGGCAGATCGCGGCGGCCTATCAGCGCGATCTGATAGAGCAGCTGCACGCCAGGGGCGTCAAACTGCTGCACGATTGTTCTTAACCGTTCATCCGCGAGCCCTTCGCCATCAAGGACATCTGGCACCGTCTGCGCAAGGGTGAGCTGATGGAGCATCACCAGGAGCTCGGCCAGCGCCTCATCAAAATCCGGCGAGGTCTCGGCAAGGCGCTCGATCGCCGCAAGCAGCGCCACGCCGTCGCCAGCAGCCAGGCAATCCAGCAGGTCGCACAGATGCTCCTGAGGCAACGTCCCCAGCATCTCCCGAACCTCGGCGTCAGCCAGTGCGCCGCCACCAAAGGCCAGCGCCTGATCGGTCAGGCTCAGCGCATCGCGCATGCTGCCATCCGCTGCGGTCGCGAGCCGTTGCAGAGCGGCCGGCTCCACGTTGATCCCCTCAGCCTCGGCAATTCGCTCGAGCTGACCGGTGATCATCTGCGGCAACAGCGGCTTGAGATTGAACTGAAGGCAGCGCGAAAGCACTGTCACCGGCAGTTTCTGCGGGTCGGTGGTCGCCAGCAGAAATTTGACATGCGCCGGCGGTTCTTCAAGCGTTTTCAGCAGCGCATTGAAACTGTGCGCCGAGAGCATGTGGACCTCGTCAATGAGGTAGATCTTGAAGCGACCGCGACTTGGGGCGTATTGAACATTATCGAGCAGGTCGCGCGTGTCCTCGACCTTGGTTCGGGAGGCGGCGTCTACCTCAATCAAATCAACGAAGCGGCCTTCATCGATCTCAAGGCAGGCGGAGCACGTGCCACAAGGGACATCCGTGACGCCGTTGGCCTCGCAGTTCAGGCACTTCGCCAGAATCCGCGCCACGGTGGTCTTGCCAACACCACGCGTGCCCGTGAACAGATACGCATGGTGCAGGCGGCCATTGGCGAGGCCATTGCCAAGCGCACGCAGCACATGGCTCTGGCCGACCATTTCCGCGAAACTGCGCGGCCGCCATTTGCGGGCAAGCACCTGATACGTCATGTTCTGGAGTATATCATCGGGCAGGGGACGAGGCGGTAAGGGAAAAGGCGGGGCGCCAGCCACACCCCGGCGCCCGAGTCCACCGCTACCGCTGCTCCCTTCCGGGCCTGACGGGGTTTGCGGTTTATCGTCGCGAGGGGACCAGCGCCACCGCATCGACGATGCTAGCAGTTTGCAGGCAGACGGGCGAGCATTCACTGGGAGAAACCATGCAGCGCAGCGCTGAGATTTTCTGGGTATTCCTGCGCCTGGGTTGTATTGCCTTCGGCGGGCCTGTCGCCCACCTCGGCTATTACCGACGCTGGTTTGTCGACGACCGCCAGTGGCTGACAGACGCAGCCTATGCCCAGCTCATGGCCCTCAGCCACATGCTGCCCGGCCCCTCGAGTAGTCAGACCGGCTTCGCCATTGGCCTGCATCGCGGTGGACTCGCGGGCGGCCTCGCGGCATGGGTTGGCTTTACCCTGCCCTCTGCCGTGATCATGATCGCCTTTGGCGTCGGGACGATGGCCTTCGCTGAGCTGGGGAATGCCGGCTGGCTACAAGGCCTTAAACTGGCGGCTATCGCCGTCGTCGCCAACGCCCTCTACGGCATGGCCCGGCAACTATGCCCGGATCGCCCGCGCGCGTTGATTGCCCTCGGTGCCGCGATGGGTGTCTCGTTCATGCCGGGTATCGCAGGCCAGGTGAGCGTTATTGTGGCGGGCGGGCTCGTTGCGCTGCTGATCATGCCCCCACCCAGCGTAAACGACGTCGACGGACCCACTCCCCTTTCCCCGCGTATCGGCATCGTCGCCCTCGCGCTCTTTGGTATCGGCGTGATGTTGGTCGGGCTGCCTGTCCTGGACATCGCACCGGCCTGGGCCGCCCTCTACCGCAGCGGTGCCCTGGTGTTTGGTGGAGGACATGTGGTTCTGCCGTTGCTGGAATCCGGTTTGGTTAACCCCGGGCTCATTGAGGGTGACCGCTTCCTCGCCGGCTATGGGATGGCGCAGGCCGTACCCGGGCCGGTGTTTACCTTCGGTGGCTACCTGGGCACTCAGGCACTGCCTGACATGCCGATCTGGGCCGGGCTGCTTGGCGTGGTCACGCTCTTCGCACCCGGCCTTTTGCTCATGGCGGGTCTGTTGCCATTTTGGGGCCACGTCAGTCGCTATGCGCGAGCACAGCAGGCCCTTCTGGGCATCAATGCGGCGGTCGTAGGCCTTCTGGCGGCGGTGTTATGGGATCCGCTGCTGACCGGTGGCATTCGGCAGCTGAGTGATGCCGGCATTGCCGGGGCCGCGCTAGCGGCGCTATCGCTGGGGCGAGTACCCGCCTATCTGGTCGTCGCCGCCTGCGCCGCGCTCGCTCAACTATTGACCTATCTGCCGAGCGGCTGACTACTGACCGTCCAGGGCGTAACGCAGAACGCGACGCTTCAGCCAGCCCCCTCGATCGGCAAGCCCGATCCCCCAGCCCCGCAGTGGTGCCAACGGACCGATCGGTGCAGTAAAGCCCACGTGGAAGGCGGTCATAGTGGACTGCATCAGCTGATTGTCAGGGCGCCGAGCCCGCTCATAGGCACTGAGCAGCGGTGGATGCGCCAGGGGCAGGCCCAGACGATGCGCCTCGGCAATCTGCTCGGCCAGCGCCCGGGCATCGCGCAGGCCGAGGTTCACGCCCTGTCCAGCCAATGGATGGATGACATGCGCGGCATCACCCACCAGCGCAAGATTACCCCGCCAGTAGCGCCGGGCATGCAGCCGACGGATCGGGAAGCTGGCCCGTCCATACAAATGCGCAATCCGACCCAGCTCAACCGGCATCGCATCTTCAAGGGCGCGAACAAAGTCCGCTTCGGGCAGCGCCAGAAGCTCGCGGGCCTTGGCAGGCCGGACATACCAGACCAGAGAGGCGGCGCCACCGGCGAGCGGCAGCAGGGCCTGGGGGCCTTCGGGGGTGAACCGCTGCCAGGTTCGACGCGCTGCAGCGGGTTCAGGATCGACAGTGGCGACGACCGCATGCTGGCCGTAATCGCCCTCCCAAACCCGGATACCCGCTGCATCGCGCAGGGGCGAGGCCGCGCCATCCGCAGCCACGACCAGGCCAGGATCAAGTGTGCCCTCACCAGCCAGCTCTAAGCGCGGGCCTGAGTCACCCGGCTCGATGTCCAGCGTCGGCGCTGGCGCATCCAGTTGCACGGCGCTCTGCGACCGCGCGACATCGAGCAGGGTCGTCTGAAGATGTTCGTTTTCGATGAACACACCCAGGCGCTCAAGCCCCAGCTCTTCCGCACTGAAATGCAGCCGGCCGGATCCGCTGACATCCCAGGTCAGCACCTCGTCAAAGTCTGCCAACCGCCCGGGCTGTAGCGCCGACCAGGCGCCGATCTCTTCGAGATAACTGATTGAGCGTCGATTCAGTGCCGACACCCGGAGCCGAAGTGGCTCATCGCCTGTGAGGGGTTTCGGTGGATGGGCCTCGAGTACGCGCACCGGAATGCCGCGGCGGCCCAGATCGACAGCCAGGGCCGCGCCAACCATGCCTCCGCCTACCACCAGTACGCCGTTGGATTCCATGCGATGGCTCCTATCGATTCACTGACAGGATGCCACATCGCGGCCCCGGCCGCAGCGGTTTAAGGGGCGTCAGCCCCCTGCTCTAACACCGTTAATAAAACCCCTCTGAGATCCGCCAGCGAGCCCAACGGGGCCGCCGCGCCCTGCGGACCCGGGGAGAACCCCTGCGCCTCAAAATCCGCCAGCAGCGATGCATCACTCGCAATGATGTGCACCGGCACCGACCGGGACCCGGCGTCACCCGTGATCAAAGGCGCCGGCTGATGATCACCGAGCAGGACAAGGACACCGTCATCCAAATAGCGGGCCGCCCATTCACCGGCGGTCCGCAGCGCATAGTCGACGGCCTCGGCATAGTGCCGGCGGATGCGATCACGGTCGCCCCAAACCGCTGCCGGTGAGGGGCCTGCCTCGGCGTAGCGCTGGAAAACCTCGCCATCACCCAGGGTATCCCAGTCCAATCGCTCCAGAATGGGTGTCCAGGGCGCATGACTGCTAATGAGGGCGAGTTCTGCAAACACCGGTTCATCGGATGAATGGCGCACCTGATTTTCGAAGTAATGCCAGGTGTATTGATCCGGCATGGTCACCCAGTTCAGCGCCGGTCCCGCGTAGTCGATCCGGGCATCATCATGAATCTGGTCATATCCCCATTGCTTACCCGCTGGCCATGGCTTGGTGATCGCGGGCATCACCGCCACGCTGCGATAGCCCTCGCGCTCAAAATCATCGATCAGCGACGAGCGCCCCTCGGCAAGGAAAAGGTCATAGCGGATTTGACTGTCGAGCCACAGGCCACTAAGTGCCGTCCCGTGGGCAAGCCACGACTGCCCGCCCTGCACGGGTGAGTCGAAATGACCCGTCACCACATCAAGCCCGGCCGCCTGCAACTCGTCATCGAGCGCCTCAAGCGCTGCGGTACCGATCGCCTGATAACGCGCATCGGTGGTCATGACGACACCATAGGACTCGACAAAGCCCATGATGACGTCACGGCCCGCCAGCCGATCGAGCGAGACCCGAGACGGTGGCAAGTCGGCCAGGCGCTCGGGAAAGCGACGATGTTCCCAGGCGGTCGCCGCCGTGCGCGCGACCTGGTCAGTCAATCGGATGGACAGCGGCGCGTCGATGAATCGATCAATGGCGGGCACCTCGCGCCAATGTCCCAGCGTGAGCCCGACGAGCACCAGGCAGAGCCCCAGACCCTGGATCCCGGCGTGCCAACGCATCGCCACCAGCCCCGTCAGCCAGCGGCTGAGCTGCCAGGCGATCAAAACGACCATGGCGGCCGCCAGGCCCAGCACCAACCAGGCCAGCGGCTTGCCGATCGCACCGCGCAGGAGGTGCTCCACAGAGGCCGCCAGCGGCAGGTCAATGTAGAGGTTGAGCGGTCGGCCCAGGGCCCAATAAGTCCCCAGATCGGACAAGGCCAGCGCGAGTGTCACCAGCAGCAGCACGACCACGGCAGGCGCAAGCCAGCGACCCAGACGGCCCGGCACCAGCAGCAAGGCACCGGCAAGCACCAGAGACTCGGTCGCGAGGGCAGGCTCGGCCATGCCGCCGTACGGCATCAACCATTCCGGCAGCACCAGCAAAGCGTTCATCACGACCACGCCAATAACCAATCGGCGTAGCCAGGCAGCGGTACTGAGCGCGCGCACCGGGATCACCGGCGGGGCACCATGGCTTTATTGCAACTTCTGCCGCAGCCGTGCTGTCGATCCCTAGCGGTGGCAACGGTGAACGGAGACGTAATGACGGAGCACGGACACACTTCCTGGCGCCTGCACGAGCCAGGTTTGGCAATGCGTCGTCTGCTCATGGTGTTACTGGTCTCCCTAACAGCCGCGGTCGGCATAAGCGGCATGTTAACCGTTCTGGGTCCCGACGGACTGAGCGCCATCGATTGGGTGGTGCTGAGTTTGTTTTTCATCACTTTCACAACAACCTGTCTGTGGTTCTGGACCGCAATCATCGGCATTGTGCTTCGCAGTGCCCAACTCCATCCCGTCACACTCGGCCCTGAACACCCGGATGCCGAGGATGCGCCCGGTCTGGCGCCAACGGCGATTGTCATGCCGGCCTTTAACGAAGACATGGAAGCGGTCGCACACTGCATCACGGCGACGTGGCGGTCACTGGAAGCCACCGGCGAGACCGAGCCTTTTGATTTTTTCCTGTTGAGCGACAGCAGCGATCCCGAGCGCCAGGCCACCGAAGCGCGCACCGTCTCCAGCTTACGGGCCAGGCTGGGTACCGGTATTCGACTGTACTATCGCGCACGATCAGCGAACCACGGGCGCAAACCGGGCAATATCCGGGATTTCTGTGAGCGCTGGGGCGGGCACTACCGTTACATGATCGTGCTGGATGCCGACAGCCGCATGACCGGCACGTCGCTCCTCACCCTGGTGCGGCGCATGGAAGCGAACCCCCAGGCCGGGATACTCCAGACTGTGCCGCTACCCGTAGGACAGCGCACCGTCCTGGGCCGCCTACAACAGCTGGCCGCAAGCCTGCATGCCCGCAATCTGGCCGCCGGACTCGCATTCTGGCAAGGCAATAGCACCAACTATTGGGGCCACAACGCGATTGTGCGCTTGAGCGACTTTCTCGACTGCTGCGGTCTGCCGCCTCTGCCGGGTGAAGCGCCACTGGGCGGTGACATCATGAGCCATGACTACGTTGAAGCCGCTTTGATGCGGCGGCATGACCGCGGCGTCTATGTCCTCTCGGAAATCGAGGGTAGCTACGAGGGGATGCCAGGTAACCTGGTGGATGACCTCAAGCGTGAGCGACGCTGGTGTCAGGGCAATCTCCAGCACCTGCGGTTACTGTTTCGCCCCGGCTGGCGGCTCATCAGTCGGCTGAACTTCCTGGTGGGAGCGCTGGCGTATGTTAATGCGCCGCTATGGTTGGCGCTGGTCGGCCTGGGCGTTGGCGATGCGATCATTGGTACCGAGAGCGTGTGGCTCGCCGCCGCCGGTGTTCAGGGCGGCGCCGTCCTCCCCCTGGTCGGCCTGACCGTGGCTCTGCTGTTTCTGCCCAAATTACTCAGCATTGCACTGGCGGCCTATCGTGAACCAAGAGGTGCCTACCGGCGGCATCTGCTTGTCGCCTCTGGCGTGGAGATGGTGTTCGCGCTTCTAAGGGCCCCCGTGATGATGGTGCTTTATGCCCTGTATGTTGTTCGAATTATCAGTGGACGCCCGGCTGGCTGGAGCCCACAACTGCGCACCCAACGCACGATTCCGCCACACCTTGCCATTCAACTCGGCCTGCCAATGGCCTGTAGTGCGCTGCTGACTGCCGCGCTCATCATCACGGCGGCTCCCGCTTTCCTGCCCTGGCTAATCCCCGTTCTGCTGGGCCCGCTTCTCTATCCTGGCCTGCTGTACTGGACCAGCCTGAATGCCCCCGCGTCCTGGCTGCCTTCAACGCCGGAAGAACATGCCGGGGGGGTACCGATGAACCGCCGCATCCACCCGGATCAGCGCCGGGCCGGCACGGAAGCGTCATCAAAGCCCGTTGTCCCCGCGGAGTGCTTTCAGCCGATGCCGCTTCAGCCGCTCTCCGGCTGAGCGACGGACGGCGCGTCAAGGGGGCCATCCGGCGCCTCGTCGTGCCCGCGCAGGGCAATGGCCGTTGCCTCCTCGACGTGCTCGATCCAGTGAAACTCAAGGGCGTCACGGGCCGAGGCAGGGATGTCCTCGAAGTCCTTTCGGTTACGGGCGGGTAGCAGCACCGTAGAGATTCCAGCCCGGCGGGCGGCCAGCACCTTTTCCTTGATGCCGCCGACCGGGAGCACGAGGCCACGCAGGGTGATCTCACCGGTCATGGCCACATCTTCTCGAATACAGCGGCCAGACATCAGCGAGACCAGAGCGTTGTACATCGCCACACCCGCACTGGGCCCATCCTTCGGGATAGCGCCCGCCGGGACATGCACATGCACATCATCCGACTGCAACGCTTCCGCGTCGATACCGAGTTCTCCTGCCCGCGCCTTGATCAGGCTCAGGGCGGTCTGCGCGCTTTCCTTCATCACATCGCCCAGCTGACCGGTCAGCACAAGGCGGCCGGTACCGCGGGAGCGATTGGCCTCGATAAACAGGATATCTCCGCCGACGGGTGTCCAGGCCAGTCCAGTTGCTACACCGGGCACGCTGGTGCGCATGGCGACCTCACTCTCGTGCTGTGGTGCACCGAGCACCTCGTGGAGATCATCGGCATCCACCCGCGCCTGCTCGATCTGACCCTCAGCGATACGCACCGCGATATGACGGGTTACCGCACCGAGCTGACGCTCGAGCTGACGGCAACCCGCCTCGCGGGTATAGCTTGACACGATGCGCTCGAGCGCTGCGTCGGTAACAGCCAGCTGCTCCGCTGTCAGCCCGGCATTGTCCCGCTGGCGATCCAGCAAATAGCGCCGGGCAATCTCCACCTTCTCCTCTTGGGTGTAGCCGGGGATTTCGATCATTTCCATGCGATCGCGCAGTGGCCCGGGGATCTGATCTGGCACGTTGGCTGTGGCGATAAAAAACACACCACTCAGGTCAAAGGGCATGCCCAGATAGTTGTCCTGGAAGGTGCCATTCTGTGCCGGGTCAAGCACCTCAAGAAGAGCGGCGGACGGATCCCCCTGAATGCCGCCACCGAGCTTGTCCATCTCATCAAGCATCAGCACCGGGTTACGAGAGCCGGCCTTGTGAATGCTCTGGATGACCTTGCCCGGCAACGCGCCAAGATAGGTCCGACGATGGCCCCGAATTTCGGCCTCGTCATGGACACCGCCCAGGCTTGAGCGCATGAAATCACGGCCAGTGGCCCGAGCAATACTCTGCCCCAGCGATGTCTTGCCGACACCCGGCGGGCCAACGAAGCACAGAATCGGGCTGCGACCCTGTGGGTTGAGCTTGCGAACGGCCAGATGCTCGAGAATCCGACGCTTCACCGGCTCCAGGCCGTAATGATCCGCATCCAGAATCTCCCGAGCCCGCGCAATATCGATATCTTCAGTCCGCTCGGTCGACCATGGCAGCTCAAGCAGCCAGTCAATATACGTGCGCAGCATCGAGTACTCGCCCGCGCCCTCGGGCATCCGCTCGAGACGCCGCAACTCCTTTCGAGCCTGTTGATCGACCTCTTCGGGCATCTGGGCCGCGTCGATCCGACGCTCGAGCTCGCGAATCTCCTCGCCCTTTTCATCACTCTCACCCAGCTCTTCCTGGATGGAGCGCAGCTGTTCTCTCAGCAGCGCCTCACGCTGGCGCTCCGACATCGTCTCGTGCGTTCGTTCGCTGATTTTCTGCGAGAGCTTGAGCACCTCAACGCGATAATCCAGCAGCGACAGCACCCGCTCGAGTCGCGTCTCGATGTCCAGTGTCTCCAGCAACTCCTGGCGCTCAGCGCTTCCCAGGTCAAGATACCCGGCGACGGAATCGGCCAGCACCCCGGGCTGCTCGATACTGCTCAGCGCGCCAGCCAGCTCCTGGGGCGCCTGCGGCAACAGCTCGAGCGCCTCAAGCGCCTTTTCGCGAAGCGCCAGCATGCTGGCATCAATCTCCGGGCCCGCGGGCTGGACTTCCTCAATGCGCTCGACCCGGCCAACCGGGAAGGGATAGTCCTCCAGAAACTCTTTGACCCGGAAGCGCTCGACCCCCTGAAGTACCAGGTGATGATGACCTTCGCGGCCGCTGACGAATCGCATGACACCACCGACGCACCCCACGTCGTAGAGATCATCCGGACCGGGCTCTTCCACACTTGAATCGCGCTGCAAGAGCACACCAATGGGCTGGTCATGCTGCACCGCCTGGCGGGCCGCGAGCACCGACTGCGATCGCCCGATGCCCACGGGCACCACCATGTTCGGGAACAAGACCATGTTGCGCACGGGCAGCAGAATCAGCGCATCGTCCGGCAGCTTGGGGATCACCAGGCTGCGAGATGGGGAAAGGGTGGCCTCGCTTTGTGCGCCGTCGTGGTTTTCCGTCTCGGTATCAACCGTATTCATCAAAACCTCCATGCCAACGGGGAAATCCCGGTGCGAATACAGCAGAAATGGAGGCGGCCTGGCGGGGATTCAAGGCACACGCACCGACCCGGAGATGTACGATGCTGAAGCGAGTGCATCGGCAAGGTAGCGACCCATGACAGACCGAGCCATCGTCAACGCCAGCTGGATCATCAACCCGGGCGGCGCGGCACCCGCCCTACCCGACGCGAGCATGATCGTCCGGGACGGATTCATCGCGGAGATGGGCCCGGCCTCTGAAATCAACACCGACGGCCTCGAGTGCCTTGATGCGCGTGGTCTGGTCCTGATACCCGGGCTCGTTAACACCCATGACCATTTCCTGGAATGTCTCACCCGGGCGTTACCCGGCGCGCAGAATGCCGGACTGATGGACTGGCTGAAGACCCACAACCCGATTTGGTCGACGGCTACGCCCGAGGCACTGCA contains:
- a CDS encoding BCCT family transporter, with translation MSSENSNETNESVGVPAPEGPANLIDTDYVIGQDNVAASPLGMDVDLHGKVFTVSSLVILLFVILTLALQNQVEPVFEGMRAWLTSNLSWVFLSGANVFLVLTVGLIFTPLAKVRLGGQHATPDFSYAGWFAMLFAAGMGIGLMYFGVSEPLSHYGTALGGTAAEGGVRTDWAPLGAAAGDEQAAVTLGMAATIFHWGIHPWAIYAVVALALALFSFNKGLPLTMRSVFYPILGERVWGWPGHAIDILAVFATLFGLATSLGLGAKQATTGLSHLFGVPNNELTMVLLIMGITVIALGSVMLGVDKGVQRLSQINMAMAGLLLAFVIIAGPTLLIATGFFEYMLAYLKNLPALSNPFGREDANFSQGWTAFYWAWWISWSPFVGMFIARVSRGRTVREFLIAVLIIPTVISVLWMTSLGGTGIHQVVNLGMENVASASGDLQLFEMLGNLPLGLITSTIAIFLVIVFFVTSSDSGSLVIDAITAGGKVDAPKPQRMFWAIIEGAIAIALLLGGGLTALQAMAVSAGFPFTILLLFACYSIVRGLMDEPRGA
- a CDS encoding universal stress protein, with product MFKKILVPVDLAHLEALQRSLTVCADLARHHGAEVCYLGVTATTPGTVARSPEEYEQKLRDFAAEQGKVHGQPTSARCISSPDPVADLEDHIIEAIRTEGADLVLMATHLPRHLDAVVPAHGGKVASHTDVSVFLVRPA
- the recR gene encoding recombination mediator RecR, with protein sequence MVQSPLVRELIEAFRCLPGVGPKSAQRMTYALLQRDRGGAQQLARALDAAVEGVGECEQCRTLSETAVCGLCASDRRDAGVLCIVENPADIQALEDATDYRGRYFVLKGRLSPLDGIGPAELGLEVLEARFNRGEVREIILATNPTVEGEATAQYVAEMARGADIRVSRIAHGVPLGGDLEYVDSGTLSHAFAGRSNYE
- a CDS encoding YbaB/EbfC family nucleoid-associated protein, producing the protein MKGGIGNMMKQAQRMQEEMQKAQAELAEMEVTGQAGGGMVSVVMTGRHEVRRVTIDESVYDDREMVEDLVAAACNDAVQKLEQVTQERMSNVTEGMNLPAGMKMPF
- the dnaX gene encoding DNA polymerase III subunit gamma/tau: MTYQVLARKWRPRSFAEMVGQSHVLRALGNGLANGRLHHAYLFTGTRGVGKTTVARILAKCLNCEANGVTDVPCGTCSACLEIDEGRFVDLIEVDAASRTKVEDTRDLLDNVQYAPSRGRFKIYLIDEVHMLSAHSFNALLKTLEEPPAHVKFLLATTDPQKLPVTVLSRCLQFNLKPLLPQMITGQLERIAEAEGINVEPAALQRLATAADGSMRDALSLTDQALAFGGGALADAEVREMLGTLPQEHLCDLLDCLAAGDGVALLAAIERLAETSPDFDEALAELLVMLHQLTLAQTVPDVLDGEGLADERLRTIVQQFDAPGVQLLYQIALIGRRDLPLAPDPRTGFEMTLLRMLAFQPDVVPSATDAAPRAAPERTPAPAPRAEPELGPEPEPEPEPEPEPTSPSTAGAVDWHALVASLPLSGMARALADHCDWAGEERGRVTLRMDAGHSHLLNETVKTRLAEALSTHFGRPLSVEVRTGAVQSETPAAAAERTEAERQAAAREAIETDPNIAALRETFGAEVMSDSIRPRD
- the chrA gene encoding chromate efflux transporter; this translates as MQRSAEIFWVFLRLGCIAFGGPVAHLGYYRRWFVDDRQWLTDAAYAQLMALSHMLPGPSSSQTGFAIGLHRGGLAGGLAAWVGFTLPSAVIMIAFGVGTMAFAELGNAGWLQGLKLAAIAVVANALYGMARQLCPDRPRALIALGAAMGVSFMPGIAGQVSVIVAGGLVALLIMPPPSVNDVDGPTPLSPRIGIVALALFGIGVMLVGLPVLDIAPAWAALYRSGALVFGGGHVVLPLLESGLVNPGLIEGDRFLAGYGMAQAVPGPVFTFGGYLGTQALPDMPIWAGLLGVVTLFAPGLLLMAGLLPFWGHVSRYARAQQALLGINAAVVGLLAAVLWDPLLTGGIRQLSDAGIAGAALAALSLGRVPAYLVVAACAALAQLLTYLPSG
- a CDS encoding FAD-dependent monooxygenase, which translates into the protein MESNGVLVVGGGMVGAALAVDLGRRGIPVRVLEAHPPKPLTGDEPLRLRVSALNRRSISYLEEIGAWSALQPGRLADFDEVLTWDVSGSGRLHFSAEELGLERLGVFIENEHLQTTLLDVARSQSAVQLDAPAPTLDIEPGDSGPRLELAGEGTLDPGLVVAADGAASPLRDAAGIRVWEGDYGQHAVVATVDPEPAAARRTWQRFTPEGPQALLPLAGGAASLVWYVRPAKARELLALPEADFVRALEDAMPVELGRIAHLYGRASFPIRRLHARRYWRGNLALVGDAAHVIHPLAGQGVNLGLRDARALAEQIAEAHRLGLPLAHPPLLSAYERARRPDNQLMQSTMTAFHVGFTAPIGPLAPLRGWGIGLADRGGWLKRRVLRYALDGQ